In Glandiceps talaboti chromosome 16, keGlaTala1.1, whole genome shotgun sequence, a single window of DNA contains:
- the LOC144447725 gene encoding leishmanolysin-like peptidase, with protein sequence MAIGTQRTGRADDRRVFVLLLMFLPVHIFTTAHKCNHQHPGLNEVRHTYIESHHSIRKRNADQDIRIYVWYESSVNALASEKTNLIKNELIPQALDYFSKTLKVKPTGSPIRLSRTCMSFYEYLPGDPHEYCTNSCAAQTMCGHVTVPEEHLQACRVCSYSNNQRDCSARTGEGPGIDGYDFILYVTARQTDQCGWDDTVGFATWCQLETALDRPVAGFANLCPDSLSTEKAHFNNILGSLKHEILHALGFSASLYAFYRDKDGNPLTERLANGKPVRNDTIDMYQWSDRVVRTVKRRNWKVRNGVLDHDVQMLVTERVVEEARNHFGCDELEGLEIENQGGIGSELSHFEKRLLENEAMTGIHSQTRIFSRLSLALMEDTGWYTVNYDYAEPLLWGQGLGCEFAQGSCKHWIDYQKDRNEEVDPYCDILGTVEYRLQCNTDRSSVALCNIHKYSSELPQQYQYFDHLDGASLSELGKYGGSVEMADFCPYHQELEWESESVATRTSHCNNPANAPEPIHSYSLEHYSDSSICIEQVTPFTKQQCNLVATQRQWGSGCYQYSCSSTHGLIVYVSGEQYICYREGQTIDVAKTVDDWLHEGVLACPACQDVCSSHIICPQERDPVADNRTTSPNAIPCVSGSKQLLPFTSLWLTLLFLLFTAMV encoded by the exons ATGGCGATAGGGACACAGCGGACAGGTAGAGCTGACGACCGGAGAGTGTTTGTGTTGTTACTCATGTTTTTACCCGTCCATATTTTTACAACCGCTCATAAGTGTAATCATCAACACCCTGGCCTTAATGAG gtcagacatacatatatagagtCACATCACTCAATCAGGAAAAGAAATGCTGATCAAGATATTCGTATTTATGTGTGGTATGAAAGTAGTGTAAATGCCTTAGCTTCAGAAAAAACTAACTTAATAAAG AATGAACTTATACCTCAAGCATTAGATTATTTTTCTAAAACATTGAAAGTCAAACCTACAGGTTCACCAATAAGACTTTCACG gaCTTGTATGagtttttatgaatatttaccAGGTGATCCACATGAATATTGTACAAATTCATGTGCAGCACAAACCATGTGTGGACATGTGACTGTACCAGAGGAACATTTACAG GCGTGTCGTGTGTGTAGTTACTCCAATAATCAGCGAGACTGTAGTGCCAGGACTGGCGAGGGGCCTGGTATCGATGGCtatgatttcattttgtatgtaactgccagacagacagaccagtGTGGATGGGATGATACTGTAGGTTTTGCTACTTGGTGCCAACTAGAAACTGCACTTGACAG GCCAGTTGCAGGATTTGCCAATCTTTGTCCAGACTCGTTATCTACAGAGAAAGCACATTTTAACAATATATTAGGATCActgaaacatgaaatattacatgcaCTG GGATTTTCAGCAAGCTTATACGCGTTTTACAGAGACAAGGATGGCAATCCACTGACAGAAAGACTTGCTAATGGAAAACCTGTCAGAAATGACAC AATTGACATGTATCAATGGAGTGACAGAGTGGTCAGGACAGTGAAAAGAAGGAATTGGAAAGTAAGGAATGGTGTCTTGGATCATGATGTACAGATGTTGGTTACTGAGAGAGTTGTG GAGGAAGCAAGAAACCATTTTGGTTGTGATGAACTAGAGGGTCTGGAAATTGAAAACCAAGGTGGAATTGGAAGTGAGCTGTCACACTTTGAGAAAAGATTATTAGAA AATGAAGCCATGACTGGAATACACTCACAGACCAGGATATTTTCACGTCTGTCATTGGCATTGATGGAAGACACAGGCTGGTACACAGTCAATTACGACTATGCTGAACCGTTGCTATGGGGACAAGGTCTAGGTTGTGAATTTGCCCAAGGAAGCTGTAAACATTGGATAGATTATCAGAAGGACAG aaaTGAAGAAGTAGACCCGTACTGTGATATCCTTGGTACAGTGGAATACAGATTACAGTGTAATACGGACAGGTCATCAGTTGCACTGtgtaatatacataaatatagcAGTGAACTACCACAACAATACCAG TACTTTGATCACTTAGATGGAGCCAGTCTAAGTGAATTGGGGAAGTATGGTGGAAGTGTTGAAATGGCTGACTTCTGTCCTTACCATCAG GAGTTAGAGTGGGAATCTGAATCAGTGGCTACAAGAACATCTCATTGTAATAATCCTGCCAATGCACCAG AACCCATACACAGTTATTCATTGGAACACTACAGTGACAGCTCAATCTGTATAGAACAAGTCACTCCATTCACAAAACAACAATGTAATTTGGTTGCTACGCAACGCCAGTGGGGAAGTGGCTGTTACCAG TACTCTTGTAGCAGTACCCATGGTTTGATAGTCTATGTGAGTGGTGAACAGTATATCTGTTATCGTGAAGGACAGACGATTGATGTGGCTAAGACTGTCGATGATTGGTTACATGAAGGTGTACTAGCCTGCCCAGCCTGTCAAGATGTCTGTAGTAGTCACATCATATGTCCACAAGAACGTGATCCAGTAGCAGATAACAGGACCACTAGTCCAAATG